In Salisediminibacterium beveridgei, one DNA window encodes the following:
- a CDS encoding DoxX family protein, producing MKEEFKRFGLAKFPELIGVLEIAGGIGLLIGLYFPFFLVLSTGGLTFLMFMALFFRMKAGDTFWQSSPATVFMILTGYLFVVAVNL from the coding sequence ATGAAAGAGGAATTCAAGCGTTTCGGGCTGGCGAAGTTCCCGGAGCTGATCGGCGTATTGGAGATTGCAGGCGGCATCGGTCTATTGATCGGCCTGTATTTCCCCTTTTTTTTGGTGCTCTCGACAGGTGGACTGACGTTTCTGATGTTCATGGCGCTCTTTTTCCGCATGAAAGCAGGGGACACATTCTGGCAGTCATCACCGGCCACGGTGTTCATGATCCTGACAGGGTACCTGTTTGTTGTCGCTGTGAACCTTTGA
- a CDS encoding AEC family transporter, with translation MTIGTIQNERTSYTMNVTLVSTSITVMGVIIALGMLFAWKVPISQDVKKVLILIILNIAVPSIILNGVFNTDVSGNLLNQAFLIFMISIIFHIGALLFAWLIAKLFRFESTLSKKLVVLAALGNTGFIGIPLAATIFGPVGGLLAAIFDAALDLVLFTIVIAFLQSGSGMSIRSVLKSFINVPLIAITVGLTSAVVGFEPPAFARQLTEHLAGLAAPLAMLYIGMLLQGLFKRSGVGAYRQIWFPLTVRLLAIPLMTMFVLSWTPLSADLKNLVIILSAMPTFTLSAILFARYLPDKDENTAVITIAYSTLLSLLTIPFITWLAAVWF, from the coding sequence ATGACGATCGGTACAATACAGAACGAAAGGACCTCCTACACTATGAACGTCACCCTCGTTTCCACGTCGATCACCGTCATGGGGGTCATCATAGCCCTCGGCATGTTGTTCGCCTGGAAAGTACCCATATCCCAAGATGTCAAAAAGGTACTGATCCTCATCATCCTGAACATCGCCGTACCGTCGATTATTCTGAACGGTGTCTTCAATACGGATGTGAGCGGGAATCTCTTGAACCAGGCTTTCCTGATTTTTATGATCTCTATCATTTTTCATATCGGCGCCCTGCTGTTCGCCTGGCTCATCGCCAAATTGTTCAGATTCGAATCCACGCTGTCCAAAAAGCTCGTCGTCCTGGCGGCACTCGGCAATACCGGTTTTATCGGGATTCCGCTCGCCGCCACGATCTTCGGTCCGGTCGGCGGACTGCTTGCGGCGATTTTTGACGCAGCATTGGACCTTGTCCTGTTTACGATCGTCATTGCATTCCTGCAGTCAGGGAGCGGCATGTCGATCCGGAGCGTGCTCAAATCGTTCATCAATGTTCCGCTCATTGCCATCACCGTCGGCTTGACGTCTGCCGTTGTTGGCTTTGAACCGCCGGCATTCGCCCGTCAGTTAACGGAACACCTGGCCGGGCTCGCCGCACCTTTGGCGATGCTCTACATCGGTATGCTGCTTCAGGGCCTCTTCAAACGTTCAGGCGTCGGCGCCTATCGCCAGATCTGGTTTCCACTGACTGTTCGACTTCTGGCGATCCCGCTTATGACGATGTTCGTTCTGTCCTGGACCCCGCTGTCAGCAGATCTAAAGAACCTCGTCATCATCTTGTCAGCGATGCCGACGTTCACACTTTCTGCCATCCTGTTTGCCCGGTACCTGCCGGACAAAGACGAGAACACCGCCGTCATTACCATCGCCTACTCGACACTGCTCTCACTCCTTACGATCCCGTTCATCACCTGGCTTGCAGCCGTGTGGTTTTAA
- a CDS encoding DoxX family protein, translating into MELLSILSQIIIAISIVIVWVFRFDNIVVEFKQYGLSDLTRNSVGAIKIALSTLLVTGIWYPEPVTFAALFMAFLMVCAQAAHFKVKNPWSKHVPSFVLLLLSLFVAAVHSGILS; encoded by the coding sequence ATGGAATTATTATCGATTCTTTCTCAAATCATCATTGCGATCTCGATCGTCATCGTCTGGGTATTCCGGTTTGACAACATCGTTGTGGAATTTAAGCAGTACGGGTTATCGGATCTCACACGAAATTCAGTTGGGGCAATCAAAATCGCCTTATCCACCCTGCTTGTAACAGGCATCTGGTATCCGGAACCGGTGACGTTTGCAGCATTGTTCATGGCGTTTCTGATGGTTTGCGCACAGGCAGCGCATTTTAAAGTGAAAAACCCGTGGAGTAAGCACGTACCGTCATTCGTTCTTCTTCTTCTGTCATTGTTTGTAGCGGCTGTCCATTCCGGGATCCTGAGTTGA
- a CDS encoding flagellin N-terminal helical domain-containing protein — translation MSEERKDSLSLEQQKAIDKQQKQFDEIHTIMLKMKAIAFKATDESLTDEERQSLQDEMDSLKEKLDARYQSMLKNDEE, via the coding sequence ATGTCGGAAGAACGAAAAGATTCTTTATCCTTGGAACAGCAAAAGGCGATCGACAAACAGCAAAAACAATTCGATGAAATCCATACGATCATGCTGAAGATGAAAGCCATTGCCTTCAAGGCGACTGACGAGTCCCTGACAGACGAGGAGCGTCAGTCCTTGCAAGATGAGATGGATTCTTTGAAGGAAAAACTCGATGCGCGCTATCAGTCGATGCTGAAAAATGATGAGGAATAA
- a CDS encoding cold-shock protein, which produces MTQGTVKWFNAEKGFGFIEVEGQDDVFVHFSAIQGEGFKSLDEGQTVNFDIEQGQRGPQAANVQK; this is translated from the coding sequence ATGACACAAGGTACAGTAAAATGGTTTAATGCAGAAAAAGGTTTCGGTTTCATCGAAGTTGAAGGACAGGACGATGTATTCGTACACTTCTCCGCGATCCAAGGCGAAGGCTTCAAATCACTTGACGAAGGTCAAACAGTAAACTTCGACATCGAGCAAGGCCAGCGTGGCCCACAGGCGGCTAACGTACAGAAGTAA